ACACCTCAGGCGTTTGAGACAACGGAAGAGCTTCACAATTCGGCAACTGGCTATGCTGTCAGGGGTGTCCAATGCCTACTTATCCCAGATTGAGACCGGTCAACGGGGCGCGCCGTCTCCCGAGATACTGGACAAGTTGGCGAAACCACTGGGCGTAAGCTACGAGGATCTGCTACGCGTTGCCGGCTACCTTCGGGATACGCCCAAAGACTGGGCTGGACAGAAGCCTGCTAGCGTGATCGCCCGGGATCCCCGCACCGACGAGTACGAGGACGACCTGCCGGAGGAGGCAAAGAAGGAATTGGAGCAATACAAAAACTACCTCCGGCACAAGTACCGGAGGAAAGAGTAGTTCGTCTGTTTCGGTGTATGACTCGGTTCACCTACACGGTAGACTCGAGTGGACAGCTGGTCATGACTATGGACGGCGCGGGGACGAACGGCCGGGTTCCGGCCGGACAAACAATGTCTGGGTCGGGTAAGCGAACTGTATCCCCTTTGCCTGGAACTCTTGACAAAGCCCGAGGTTAATAGCCTGTTGAGTATCCATGTACGCACCATAGGCGGGCGTGGTCATCCAGTAGACAACCTCGAAGTTCAAGGAGAAATCGCCAAACTTCTTGAAATGAGCCCTTTCGAAGCGGGCCTGCGGTAGCTGGTCGACCACCGCTTTTACTATCCCCGGTATTGCCTCAAGATTCTCCGACGTCGTCTCGTACACCACGCCGAACGAGAAAGATACTCGCCGCTCCTGCATGGTTTTGTAGTTCCGTATCCGGCTGTTCAGCAAGTCCCCGTTTGAGAATACGAGCTGCTCGCCGGACAGACTCCGGATTCGAGTCGTCTTCAATCCTACATGCTCGACAGTGCCCGAGTAGTCGTCTATCACGACGAAATCTCCTGCGACGAACGGCTTGTCAAGCATTATAGAAAGAGAAGCGAGCAGGTCGCCCAGCAGGTTCTGAACGGCGAGGGCGACGGCGATCCCGCCAACCCCCAGCCCTGCAAGAAGAGTGGTAATCTCCAGGCCTGGTATGTTGTCGAGCGCGATCAAGAGCACCAGTGAATACAACCCAATCCGTGCAATGAGGCCAAGCACGCCCACGGTCGTTGCGGCATCCGGATCGCGCTCGATCCGGCTTCTAACCAGGCGGGTTACCGTGAAAGAGATGACGACGTTGCCCCAGGTGGCAGTCTGCGCAAGGACAACCATGATCCCTAGCGTCTCGACCATGTGGATCCACTTGTAAGGGAGATCGAGTAGAGAGATGCCGGCCAGTAAGGCTACCGTGAAAATGGTAGATGCTCGCGTTCTCGTACCAAGGCCGGTGACGAGGTCTCCAAAGCCCGATCTATGGCGCTCAACTGCAGCGGTCAGCGACACGACGACGAACCGCTTGGCGGCTGCAAGAATGAGAGCCACCGTCGCCGAAATCGCCATGGCTGTCAGCCAGTCCCTGACGGATACTCCTAGCCAGATGTAGTCAAACACTATCGTGACCCCCTCCATCATGGCAGAGTGTACAGCCACGTCGGGCAACCGAATGTTGCCCCTTCAAGTCCTGTCATTGGGCGTTCTTCCAGGAGAGTCTCCGTGATTCCTCTCCGCCGGGATTATCTGACGAGACTCATTGACCCGATGCAAATCAACGTCAGATCAACACCCTCCTGCTCGCAGGGGAAATGTCAAAAGAGCGCATGGTCCCAGGATAATATTTACGGAAGGTTTTCCCGCGTGTGTATCTAAGCGTAATAGGAAGGAGCATACCAGCGGGAGGGTCTGCCATGAAGGCAAATGGCCAGAGTAACAAGGTTAATGTTGGAATAGGCTTTGTTACTGGAAGACGCCACTTCCCAGAGTTGTTGAGAACTTACGCTCACAATTGGCTACACAATCCTGAACTCAACCAGGAGAAGGTCAGTTTCCACCTGCTAGTTGCCTATGATACTGCCTACAACATGGTGAATCCAGAGGTTTTCGAGAGCATTCACCACGAGGTCTTGGATGTTGTCGATTCGGTGCTGTTCATTGACGATTCGACCATCGAACGGGAAATTGCCGATTTGGCAGATCGTACCGGCTTGCGGACCGACAGGGTGAGGTCCGTGATTGGCAAAGGCTATGCCAGGAGAAGAAACGCTGTTGTTCACTTTGCCGTCAAACAGCTAATGGATTACCTGATATTCATAGATGATGATGAATACCCGTTAGCGGTATTCAGGCACAAGGGCAGAACCCTGTGGAAATCCCAGAACGTGCTCGGCACTCACCTCGCAAGTCTGCACAGGGCCGACCTCACTCACGGCCACCATTGCGGATACATTTCTCCCATACCCATGATTGAGTTGGAGAACGGCCTGCCCAGGGAGGTCTTCCGAAGATTCATAGAGGCCGTAAGTAACGAAATAGTAAGCTGGAGCGCAGTGTCCAAACGGATGAAGCGTGGCGGAATCGATTACGCAAGCCCGAAGGTACTTTCCGACGGCCCGTATTCAGTCGAGGAGGTCTGCGGTTTGAAGTTCATTTCCGGTTCGAATCTTGGCTTGAACCTGACGAATTTCTATCGAGGCAGGGTTATCCCTCCTTTCTACAACCCTCCCGGCGCTAGGGGGGAGGACACTTTCCTGAGCGCTTGCCTATCCGATTTTGACGTGGTTAAGGTCCCGTGCTACACATTTCACGACGGTTTCATGAAGTACAAGAGGCTGTTGCATGGGGTCTTGCCCGCGCATCTGCAGCCGGTGACGCCGGAGAGCAGTTCGGTAGTGGACAGGTTCTGCCGTGCTTGCGTCGGATGGGCAAGATACAAACCTTTACTCCTCTACATCACCGACAAAACACAGTTCAAAACCCAGATTGAGAGGATACGCCGCAATCTCTACAAGTCTGTCCCAGTCCTGAGCGAAGCCCTTGGGCGCGATTTTTCTGTGGTGAGTCATGAATTTGAGCACTACCAGAGGTTGGTACAGACTCATTATCGAGAGTTCCAGGAGTGTCGGAAGACCTGGGAGGAACTCTGCTGTGCAACGCTTGGCGGTGACTAGGGTGACCGACGGTTGCGGTGATGCATCACTTCAGAAGCAGCCATGACTACCTAAACAACAGTAGTCCGCCCATACCGGGACCTCGACAGTCCGCATAGACAGCGACGGAGTAGGTGTCGTCCAGCTTCCACCATGCCTTTTGATCATCAAGATAGGCGATGATCTTGCGCACACCGGAAGTTAACTTGGCCTTGCAGACATATTCCATGCAGTTGTCTTCGAAGTAAATGAAGTACTGTGGGTTTGACCGTTGTACAGGACGGCGTTTACTAATTCCCCGGTCTGGGAAATAAAGCCAACCTTGATTTTATACGACCTTCTCCCGCGATATCTTGGATTGTAGCCGACTTTTGCGCCCTCCTGGGTTCCGAATACGGTGACCACGGTATCATCAAAGTCAAGCCAGATTTGCCGGGCTGGCGTTGAACAGTTGGTGGTAACAACTTGGACACAAAAAGACCACCATGGGGGTTGTTTTTGACCCACGGTGGCAGCGATTGCGTTGTGTCTACTGTGCAGCCTTGCTCGTTACACTGATGGCCATATACCTTGGCGGCGGGTCCACCCTTAGCTGGGTGAAGACCTCCCGCTGGGCGGTGGTTAGCGGACTGGTCTGCCAGACTTCACCTGCTTGCGTCCGGTGAATCCCGACCTTCAGATCGGCCAATACATCTTTCACCTGGCGCCAGGCCTTCCCTGTGCTGTTCTCGATGATGCGGATTAGCAGCAAAGCCAGCCAGCACAGCAGCACGTGCGCACGGATGCGATCCTCGAGCCGGTGGTACACCGGGCGGATGTCCACCACGTGCTTCAGGTCCCGGTGCGTGCGCTCGACCTGCCATAACTGCTTGTACCCATCCACGATCTCCTGGGCAGAGAGTCCATCGTCAGAACTGCTGACCAGGAACTTGCCATCGAAGCCCTCCTCGGCTTTGATGCGAGCCCTGTTCAAGGCCAGTTTTCCCGTCCTGGTCTGTCGTACGTAGCGGCCATAGGCCGGATGCGCCCGCAACGCACACGCAGCGCGAGTATGTGGTTCCCCCTCCAGTTGGCGCAACTCCTCCAGACGGCGTTCAACCTCAGCGATGATGCTCTCGCGCTTCCTGCGGTCCCGCTCCGCCTCTTCGGGGTTGAACACCACTACGAAACGGCGCCTGGAAGTACTGTCGCCGCCCATCACCACTTCCTTGATCTCCAGACCGCAGTCGAGCTTCCGGTAACATCCGGCGCGCTTGAGCGCCAGGGCGGCATGACCATCGCGGCCCAAGCGCATCTTCTCCTCGATGATGTAGTGGTCACCCGCCCCCTGCAGAACGCGCCGGTTCTGCGGCGAGTTAAACCCAGTGTCCAGCACGAATTCCGAAACCCCTGAGGAAGAAATTAGATTCCACAACCTGGTTATGTCAAAACTGGAGCGTGTCGGATTGCACGCATGCCTTGGTCATTGAGGTGTTGTTCTATTACCCGGGGCTTCATGCCATCTGAATCCGTGGGATGGCTCACCGGTTATGCCGGAGGAGACTCTACTTCTTCGCGAGGTCATTGTGCAGCGGGTTGCCCTCGGCGGAACGGCATCCGGCAGTCGGCAATGACGTCGTGATAGCTGCGGAGGCCAAGGTACTAGGGCTATCACGATCGGGGACAACTCCAGAGTGAGTGCCAGGCTGCTTGTCGAAAAGGGGGTGCAAAGATTGGACACCTGGATCACGGGAACCTGCCCGACCCGGTCGTTGAGATGTTGTCCGGCGGTTTAGCCATGATTGACGCAGCAGAGAAGGCCGGGCTCCTCGAACGAGGCGGAGTGATAATCGAGCTACCGGCAGGAACACGGGCATCGCCCAGGCGCCTGATTGCCTATTTGGGCAATCAGGCGTATAATGTGGTGCAGTGGAAAGGAGGTTGGGGACCGGTGAGGAGATACACCGTGATGTTCAAAGCCCTGGCGGACGAGACGCGTCTACGCCTCCTGAGACTCATCCTCGAGGCCGGCCATCCGGTTTGCGTCTGTGAGCTGGCCGATGCCCTTGGACTTCCCCTCTACCATGTCTCCAAGCATCTGGCGATTTTGAGGCAGGCTGGCTTAGTGGTTGACGATCGCAGGGGGACATGGGTTGATTACGCACCGTCGCGGGAATCTCCCCTGCTGGTGGACATCTGTGAGATGGTGCGCAGGCGGATCACCGGCCCGCGGTTCGAGCGCGATCTCCAACGCCTCCGCGTACGCCTGGGACTGCGCCAGGAGGGGCAGTGTGTGCTGGGACCTGGTCATCCGCTTGCGAATTCAGCGCTTGCCCATGCAGGGCTGACGGATTCGACGCCTGCAGATTCAGACAAGGAGGAACGATCATGAGCGAAACCCAACGCCAAGCCAATGGAGCAGAGACCGGGCGCGTAGATGCGCGCGTGGAGATCTACGACCCGCCTATGTGCTGCCCCACCGGGATGTGCGGGCCGACAATCGACCCGGTTCTGGTGGACGTCAACGAAATGGTACTCAATCTGAAGGCCGAAGGGGTTCGGGTGGAGCGGTATTCGCTGAGTTCCCAGCCACGGGCGTTCTTCACCAACCGCGAGGTGTACCGCTTGGTGCAGGAACGCAAGCTGGCGGCGCTCCCCATCACAGCGGTGAATGGGAAGGTGTTCAAGGTCGGAGCCTACCCGACCCTGGACGAGGTTCGCGCGGCCCTCAACGGCTCAGCTGCGGATTGACACGACGATCTTTGCTGTGAGCCAGAGGATTGAGATAAGGAAAAAGGGGGACAAACGCGGTGTCGGCAGTTGAGTTCAAGTTCTTCTCCGGAAAGGGCGGCGTCGGCAAGACCAGCATGGCCTGCACCACAGCCGTACGCAGCGCAGACGAGGGTAGGCAGACCCTCATCGTCACGACGGATCCGGCTTCGAACCTGGCCGACGTTTTCGAGCAGCCGATCGGCCATAAGATTACTCCTATTGAAGGCGTGACCAATCTGTGGGCGATGGAGATCGACCCGGACCGGGCAACTCACGAATACAAGGAACGTGCCCTGGCCCCGATCCGCGAGATCTTTCCCCCAGAAGTAGTGCGGGTTATGGAAGAGCAGATGAGCAGCCCCTGCACCGCGGAGGTGGCGGCCTTCGACCGCTTTACTGATTTCATCGATACTGCTGGTGAGGACGGCCAGTCCTTCGGCCTGGTGATCTTCGATACGGCGCCCACGGGCCACACCCTCCGTTTACTGGAGTTGCCGGCCGAATGGAGCCGCAGCATCCAGGAGGCTGCCGGAGGCAGCGGGCAGACGTGTATCGGCCCCGCAGCCGCCATCCAAGAGCACAAGGCCAAGTACGAACGGGCCCTCGCCGCCATGCGCGACCAGGAAAGCACTACGTTCACCTTCGTCCTGCACCCGGAGGCTACAGCGATCAAGGAGACGAAACGCGCCATCGTCGAGCTTAGCAAGTTGGGGGTCCGAGCCTATCAACTGATCATCAATGGCATCATCCCGCCGGGCGAGGCCGCAAACGACTTCTTTGCCGAACGGATTAGAATGCAGCAGGGTTACGTGGATCGGATTGCGCGGGAGTTGCCTTTCCCGGCTCGGCGCATGTTCCTCCTGGATGGCGAGATCAAGGGGGCAAGCCGGCTCCGCCATGTAGGCGAGATGCTGTTTGACGGACTGACGGATCGCGGACGGAGGAGGCCGGCATCGGTTAAGGCGGAGACGGCCGGAGAGGGGAGCCTCAAGGCTCAAGTGCGCGGAGACAGTCGGCGCTCGTCAACGCCCGGCATCTTGGCCCGGATTACCCCCGACTGCCACCGCCGCACCCTGTTTTTCGCGGGGAAAGGCGGCGTGGGGAAGACCGCGGTTTCATGCATCACGGCCGTATGGTTGGCCCGACAGGGGTACCGGACGTTACTCCTTACGACTGATCCTGCCGAGCACATAGGCGATGTGCTGGAAGTGCCCGTATCCGATGAACCCGCGAGGGTTGGGAGAGTGCCGCAGCTATGGGTCACCAAGATCGATGCAAAGGCCGCTGCTGAGGCCTATAAGGATCGCATTCTGGATGATGCCAGAAAACGGGGCCGTCCGCAGGAGGCGCTCGAAAGCATGGCAGAGGAGCTCAACAGCCCTTGCACGGAAGAGATGGCCGCCTTCGACAAGTTCATCGATTACGCTTCACAGGAGGGCTGGGACGTGGTCGTGTTCGACACGGCGCCAACCGGCCACACCCTGCGGCTCCTGGAACTGCCCATCGACTGGAGCGCGCAGCTGGATGTGAAGATCTTTGCCTCGGTGGATGCATCCGCCGCTGATGATGTCGCCAAGCGGCGGTTCGGTGAGGTAATCGAAATGATGAGGGACCCGGGGCGCAGCACATTCGCCTTCGTGATGTACCCTGAAAGCACGCCCATCGTCGAGTCTTACCGTGCGGCCCAGGAGCTGCGGACGGTGGGGATTGAACCGGGGCTGGTGGTGGCCAACCAGGTGCTTCCGCCGGAGGTTTGCACCACGCCCTACGCGCGGGCGCGCCGGTCCATGCAAGAGAAATACCTGGCCGAAATAGGGGAGCGATTCGGCGCGCCTGTCCTGACGGTGCCCCTCTTGCCCCACGAGGTGAGAGGGCTGGACGTATTGGTTGAGCTCGGTGAGAGGCTTTACGGGGATAGGGTAGCGGCGAGACGATCCTGATTCCAAGCAGTGATGAGGTGGGAATATGCCGACATACGATTACATTTGCACGGAATGCGGAAACAGGGCTGAGGTACAGGCTAGCGTCGCACAGAAGGGGTGGAGGCAGCCCATCCGGGTGTGGGCCGCAAGCGGGGCCCGGTTGTTGCGGATGAGGTTGTCACGGATGAATAAGGAGGCAGTCCTATGTCGACCAGTAGCAGGACCGTGAGGGTCTTCACCATGCCCCAGCAGTTTCCCTGTGGCCCACGGTCTTCGTGTTGTGGACCTATCGGACAATCGGAGGAAGAGGTCAACAACATCAGAAGCGCCATTGGGCAAGCCGTCCTTGCAGTCAAGGAGAAAATCAACCAGAGTTGAGGGGGAAAGCGGCAGGTGACGGGCATGATGGGAGTCAAGGACTTTCAGGGCAAGTTGCTGTACGGCTTCTCCATCGACGACAAGGTCCTCGCTGATCACATCCTCTGGATCATCAGTAGCGCAGTCGACTTTGGATTCATCCGCGGCCTGGCACGCCCATTCTACAGTCACACTGGTGCACCATCAGTCGATCCTGTCGTGGTGTCCAAGATAAGCCTCATCGGCTATCTCTACGTAATTAGCTCGGAGAGGAGATTGGAGGGAGAGTGCCGGCTCAACATGGCGTTCTTGTGGTTCCTCGGGTAGGACATACATGTGCCTCAAAACTGTCGAACTCGGGGGTCAGTTGTAGAGCCGATTCCTCATTGGGAAAGATCCGGACCACATGCCCACGACTGCGGACTTCCTGGTTGAGCCGCTCAACACTTTCATGGTCCTCGGCCGCCGGTGGTATTGTTCAGGCAAGCGGCCTTCATATCGGGAGAACTATTGACCTTCTTTGCCTTTGTTCTCAAGTGCTGGAGGCATGCAGGAGACGGTGAATCCGCCGCGAATATTACTAGCATGTGATAATCTCATCATACAACTTGGATCATCTGCCTTGGGGAGGGGAGACATGTGCAAGCTGTCTACGAGCGGGGACGTTGGGTGCCGGTGCATGCAGAAGTCGATGTGCTCGTCGTTGGCGGAGGTGTTGCCGGCTTTGCTGCAGCGCTGGCAGCAGCTAGGAGGGGCCTGTCTGTCGCGATTGTGGAGAGGTACGGATGGTTGGGGGGGCTTGCTACCGGCGGACTGGTTACGGCCTTCGAACCGTACGATGACGGCGCGGGTAACCAGATTGTAAGTGGAATTGCCTACGAGCTGGCGAAGCGCCTGGTGATAAAAGGCGAGGCGGTGATGCCCGGTGTTGACTGGAATTCCGTTGATCCTGAGGTTATCAAGAAGTGGAAGAGTTGGGCCTCAGTAGGATGGGCCGATCAGCGGGTTCGATTGGTGCTCAACGTCAATCCCGAGTTCATGAAGCATGAGTGCAATGTTATGCTTCGCGAAGCGGGAGCGCGGATCATCTATCATAGCTGGGTTTCCGATGTGATCATGGATAGCAACAGGGTCAGAGGCGCGATCTTTGAGAGCAAGTCGGGCAGACGGGCTGTGCTGGCGAAGGTGACTGTCGACGCCTCAGGCGATGGCGACATGATAGCCTGGGCCGGAGCTCCTTTCAGCGAACACAGTCGGGGGACTGGGCTGGTGTTCTGGGTTGGGAATGTTGACATAGACCGTGCCCTCGAGTTTCAATACAGTAATCCGGAGGAGTTCAAGGCAAGGTTGAAAGATGTTCACGGCTCGGTGTATTTTATGCGCACCACGTGCAGTGGTGTCGTTTGGTTCAACAACCGGTTTTATGCGATGAACGAGCTCGATATCGACGAGCTTTCGAAGGCAGAGATCGACATGCGCAGCAGAATTGTCAAGGCAGTCGAGGATTATCGCAAACACATCCCGGGCTTTGAGAAAGCCGATTTGTTGCAGGTGGCGCCCCAACTAGGGATACGGTTGACTCGAATACTCAAGGGAAAGCACACTGTTACGAAGGCCACCATCCGGGAAAAGGTGTCCTTCCCTGACTCGATCGGTCGGGCCGGGCTGGATACTGAGTACGGTATTTCATTTCAGATCCCTTACAGGGCATTGCTGCCCGAAGGGGTTGAGAACGTGGTCGCCGCTGGGCGCTTCGTGTCCAGCGATTTCTATGCGCAGGAGTACCTTAGGTTGATACCGGCTTGCATGGTTACCGGCGAAGCAGCAGGCACTGCTGCAGCTTTGGCCGTCCGGAAGGGGGTCGATTTTAGCCAGGTTGATGTTAGCGAGCTTCAGCACGAACTAGTCAAATCAGGAGCCATTATCTAAGGGGGTAAGTGAAATGAGGTCGAACAAGCCTATCAAGCGCGTGCTGCTTTGGGTAGTTGTTGTTCTGGTCGCATGCCAGCTGGCGGCCTGCACCGGTGGTGGTGCGAAGCCTCAACCAGCGCCTCAGGAGACCAAACCGGCTTCGCCCTCCCCAGCACCGGCTCAACCCGCCGCACCCATAGTCCTTAAGGCTTCAAGCGGTGACCAGGACAACTACCCTGCTGTCAAGGGTCTGTTGAAGTTCGCTGAGCTGGTGGGCCAGAAAACGAACGGGAAAATAAAGGTGGAAGTCTACACTAACGGCACGCTTTATGGAGACCAGCAGGCCGAAGTCGAGGCCGCCAAGGCAGGTACGATAGCGTTTTCCCTTCCACAGGTCTCAGTACTCAGCGCGTGGGAGCCTAAAGT
This genomic interval from Bacillota bacterium contains the following:
- a CDS encoding transposase encodes the protein MTGMMGVKDFQGKLLYGFSIDDKVLADHILWIISSAVDFGFIRGLARPFYSHTGAPSVDPVVVSKISLIGYLYVISSERRLEGECRLNMAFLWFLG
- a CDS encoding TRC40/GET3/ArsA family transport-energizing ATPase; its protein translation is MSAVEFKFFSGKGGVGKTSMACTTAVRSADEGRQTLIVTTDPASNLADVFEQPIGHKITPIEGVTNLWAMEIDPDRATHEYKERALAPIREIFPPEVVRVMEEQMSSPCTAEVAAFDRFTDFIDTAGEDGQSFGLVIFDTAPTGHTLRLLELPAEWSRSIQEAAGGSGQTCIGPAAAIQEHKAKYERALAAMRDQESTTFTFVLHPEATAIKETKRAIVELSKLGVRAYQLIINGIIPPGEAANDFFAERIRMQQGYVDRIARELPFPARRMFLLDGEIKGASRLRHVGEMLFDGLTDRGRRRPASVKAETAGEGSLKAQVRGDSRRSSTPGILARITPDCHRRTLFFAGKGGVGKTAVSCITAVWLARQGYRTLLLTTDPAEHIGDVLEVPVSDEPARVGRVPQLWVTKIDAKAAAEAYKDRILDDARKRGRPQEALESMAEELNSPCTEEMAAFDKFIDYASQEGWDVVVFDTAPTGHTLRLLELPIDWSAQLDVKIFASVDASAADDVAKRRFGEVIEMMRDPGRSTFAFVMYPESTPIVESYRAAQELRTVGIEPGLVVANQVLPPEVCTTPYARARRSMQEKYLAEIGERFGAPVLTVPLLPHEVRGLDVLVELGERLYGDRVAARRS
- a CDS encoding transposase, which codes for MLDTGFNSPQNRRVLQGAGDHYIIEEKMRLGRDGHAALALKRAGCYRKLDCGLEIKEVVMGGDSTSRRRFVVVFNPEEAERDRRKRESIIAEVERRLEELRQLEGEPHTRAACALRAHPAYGRYVRQTRTGKLALNRARIKAEEGFDGKFLVSSSDDGLSAQEIVDGYKQLWQVERTHRDLKHVVDIRPVYHRLEDRIRAHVLLCWLALLLIRIIENSTGKAWRQVKDVLADLKVGIHRTQAGEVWQTSPLTTAQREVFTQLRVDPPPRYMAISVTSKAAQ
- a CDS encoding transcriptional regulator; its protein translation is MGFGEHLRRLRQRKSFTIRQLAMLSGVSNAYLSQIETGQRGAPSPEILDKLAKPLGVSYEDLLRVAGYLRDTPKDWAGQKPASVIARDPRTDEYEDDLPEEAKKELEQYKNYLRHKYRRKE
- a CDS encoding FAD-dependent oxidoreductase, giving the protein MQAVYERGRWVPVHAEVDVLVVGGGVAGFAAALAAARRGLSVAIVERYGWLGGLATGGLVTAFEPYDDGAGNQIVSGIAYELAKRLVIKGEAVMPGVDWNSVDPEVIKKWKSWASVGWADQRVRLVLNVNPEFMKHECNVMLREAGARIIYHSWVSDVIMDSNRVRGAIFESKSGRRAVLAKVTVDASGDGDMIAWAGAPFSEHSRGTGLVFWVGNVDIDRALEFQYSNPEEFKARLKDVHGSVYFMRTTCSGVVWFNNRFYAMNELDIDELSKAEIDMRSRIVKAVEDYRKHIPGFEKADLLQVAPQLGIRLTRILKGKHTVTKATIREKVSFPDSIGRAGLDTEYGISFQIPYRALLPEGVENVVAAGRFVSSDFYAQEYLRLIPACMVTGEAAGTAAALAVRKGVDFSQVDVSELQHELVKSGAII
- a CDS encoding helix-turn-helix transcriptional regulator, coding for MRRYTVMFKALADETRLRLLRLILEAGHPVCVCELADALGLPLYHVSKHLAILRQAGLVVDDRRGTWVDYAPSRESPLLVDICEMVRRRITGPRFERDLQRLRVRLGLRQEGQCVLGPGHPLANSALAHAGLTDSTPADSDKEERS
- a CDS encoding mechanosensitive ion channel family protein, translating into MAISATVALILAAAKRFVVVSLTAAVERHRSGFGDLVTGLGTRTRASTIFTVALLAGISLLDLPYKWIHMVETLGIMVVLAQTATWGNVVISFTVTRLVRSRIERDPDAATTVGVLGLIARIGLYSLVLLIALDNIPGLEITTLLAGLGVGGIAVALAVQNLLGDLLASLSIMLDKPFVAGDFVVIDDYSGTVEHVGLKTTRIRSLSGEQLVFSNGDLLNSRIRNYKTMQERRVSFSFGVVYETTSENLEAIPGIVKAVVDQLPQARFERAHFKKFGDFSLNFEVVYWMTTPAYGAYMDTQQAINLGLCQEFQAKGIQFAYPTQTLFVRPEPGRSSPRRP
- the arsD gene encoding arsenite efflux transporter metallochaperone ArsD produces the protein MSETQRQANGAETGRVDARVEIYDPPMCCPTGMCGPTIDPVLVDVNEMVLNLKAEGVRVERYSLSSQPRAFFTNREVYRLVQERKLAALPITAVNGKVFKVGAYPTLDEVRAALNGSAAD